In one Arachis duranensis cultivar V14167 chromosome 9, aradu.V14167.gnm2.J7QH, whole genome shotgun sequence genomic region, the following are encoded:
- the LOC107463874 gene encoding putative FBD-associated F-box protein At5g56820, with product MDMDRISLLPNSILCDILSYLPTKQAVSTSIISHRWRHVWKDLQVLDIQYIPFLSHREDRFDSCVNAILSLRNADYPIQKFRLTSYKNSEDIILSWLDEDLILPGLDAVIVPHLHELYLCIDLRRKIKLPESIFTCVSLKSLVLNRNIYLNCYPEFPNVYLPSLKNLELDFLSVNPSKLLSGSPVLEILKLTLHNTTREGFHVHEPTIQMPRTLKSLTFEDCTSLMEKIDVREIYTPFLEYLHMRTEASGNIHSHFLKYETTQCLFSAPAFEFPEFLRLLKLEVDLPCFNTNFLLNFLHNCHVLEALGYYFHPVKYNGPTPPPTTVPNCVTSCLKSFEFRKYQDTADEHEFTAYLLQKGLVLKTVTIHLKYNLDQETKCNIVRGLSAIQKGSTICQLTFINENPI from the exons ATGGACATGGATAGGATCAGTTTGTTACCGAACTCTATCCTTTGCGACATTCTCTCGTATCTTCCAACAAAACAAGCTGTATCCACCAGCATCATCTCTCACAGGTGGCGCCATGTTTGGAAGGATCTTCAAGTCCTTGACATACAGTATATACCCTTTTTGTCTCATCGAGAAGACCGATTTGACTCATGTGTGAATGCTATTCTATCTCTGCGCAATGCAGATTACCCCATCCAAAAGTTTCGCCTCACTTCCTATAAAAATTCAGAGGATATCATCTTATCATGGCTTGATGAGGATCTCATCTTACCAGGGCTCGATGCCGTCATTGTTCCCCATCTCCACGAACTCTATCTCTGCATTGATTTAAGGAGGAAAATCAAGTTGCCTGAATCCATATTCACTTGTGTATCACTCAAGTCCCTTGTTTTGAACCGtaatatttatttgaattgtTATCCAGAGTTTCCAAAtgtttatctgccatctctcaAGAACCTAGAGTTGGATTTCCTCTCTGTGAACCCCAGCAAGCTTTTATCCGGCAGCCCTGTTCTTGAAATTCTTAAGCTCACTCTACATAACACGACCCGAGAAGGTTTTCATGTTCATGAACCTACAATCCAGATGCCTCGCACATTGAAAAGTTTAACCTTTGAAGATTGCACTAGCTTGATGGAAAAGATCGACGTTCGGGAAATATACACTCCATTTCTTGAATACCTGCATATGAGAACAGAGGCCTCGGGAAATATACACTCCCATTTCTTGAAATATGAAACAACACAG TGCTTATTTAGTGCTCCGGCCTTCGAGTTTCCAGAGTTTCTCCGTTTGCTTAAGCTAGAGGTTGATCTTCCATGTTTCAACACAAACTTCTTGCTAAACTTCCTTCATAATTGTCATGTACTTGAAGCTCTC GGATATTATTTTCACCCGGTGAAGTATAATGGGCCAACACCACCACCAACCACGGTTCCCAATTGTGTGACATCATGTCTCAAGAGTTTTGAGTTTAGAAAATATCAAGACACTGCAGATGAGCATGAGTTTACTGCATATCTTTTACAAAAAGGACTTGTTTTGAAGACAGTGACAATTCATCTTAAATATAATTTGGACCAAGAGACAAAGTGTAATATTGTGAGGGGATTATCTGCTATACAGAAGGGCTCTACAATATGTCAGCTAACTTTCATTAATGAAAATCCTATTTAA